A genomic region of Miscanthus floridulus cultivar M001 chromosome 3, ASM1932011v1, whole genome shotgun sequence contains the following coding sequences:
- the LOC136546586 gene encoding uncharacterized protein encodes MRISKSAPDLLKKAVTSIKSKTDALRTKLIILASLHRRLAMVCAISRQIHGLTPSNTREKQARVEHRSKALTMRKAMVRSKEPAGGDHGVRAHPGLFEVARFEDDYHGYPDWINSLFDDDHCYKNEEDVDDDDHDDLDILDALDEPSVIEIIRSKREVEGLEFNMDDDIDEACDMFIRRFRSQMNRSFSDFCISK; translated from the coding sequence ATGAGGATAAGCAAGAGCGCCCCCGACCTCCTGAAGAAAGCGGTCACGTCCATCAAGAGCAAGACTGACGCTCTAAGAACAAAGCTCATCATTCTTGCCTCTCTGCACCGAAGGTTGGCGATGGTCTGTGCGATCTCTCGCCAGATCCATGGGCTTACCCCATCGAACACCCGGGAGAAGCAGGCTAGGGTGGAGCACCGCAGCAAGGCTCTCACGATGCGGAAGGCGATGGTAAGGAGCAAGGAGCCAGCTGGCGGTGATCATGGTGTTAGGGCTCATCCTGGTCTGTTTGAGGTGGCCAGGTTTGAGGACGATTACCATGGCTACCCCGACTGGATCAATTCCCTCTTCGACGATGACCATTGTTACAAGAATGAGGAGGACGTCGATGACGATGACCATGATGATCTTGATATTCTTGACGCACTCGATGAGCCATCCGTCATCGAGATCATAAGGAGCAAGCGGGAGGTTGAAGGTCTGGAGTTCAACATGGACGATGACATCGATGAGGCTTGTGACATGTTCATTAGGAGGTTCCGAAGCCAGATGAACCGGAGCTTTAGTGATTTTTGTATTAGCAAATAG